In Poecilia reticulata strain Guanapo linkage group LG17, Guppy_female_1.0+MT, whole genome shotgun sequence, the following proteins share a genomic window:
- the LOC103479985 gene encoding zinc finger protein 184-like, producing the protein MSSVQHLREFIRERLTAAAQEIFTEVEKTIICYEEELDAQRRMMGIDWKPZIKLHRVGSELQRQSSDLQQPSVSNKEEASVIQQVWSLASRSSQDQKEAEPQWTEEEQMEPEPKWFKKEEEEPEHTLFKYEEMEYPLTYIIKEELDSLVLQHEQQPPEDLPTGQDQKDLCSSQEGEQLVQKQFVALIETSTLQEDDMNEEETRTEQLSLHISPVIESKDQKGSSCSVSESQSDNDTKQIPFKCDICGRCFTQKMKLKNHYQNHTVERPFSCETCGKSFFQIGSLNIHKRVHTGEKPFSCETCGKSFSQIGSLNLHKRIHTGERPFSCQICGKKFRVIGNFNVHKRIHTGERPFSCETCGKSFSRMSHLSRHKKTHTTEKRFSCQFCEKSFYRKHKLSNHMKTH; encoded by the exons ATGTCTTCAGTTCAGCATCTCAGAGAGTTTATCAGAGAGcgactaactgctgctgctcaagaAATCTTCACAGAGGTTGAAAAAACCATCATTTGCTACGAGGAAGAGCTCGATGCTCAGCGCAGAATGATGGGGATCGACTGGAAACCASAAATTAAGCTACACAGAGTCGGTtcggagctgcagagacaaagtTCTG ACCTTCAACAGCCAAGTGTCTCAAATAAGGAGGAAGCGTCTGTCATACAACAAGTCTGGAGCCTGGCAAGTAGGTCCAGTCAGGACCAGAAAGAAGCAGAACCTCAGTGGACTGAAGAGGAACAGATGGAACCAGAAcctaaatggtttaaaaaagaagaggaggaaccagaacatACACTGTTTAAATATGAGGAAATGGAATATCCACTAACATATATAATAAAAGAGGAGCTTGATTCTTTGGTGCTTCAACATGAACAGCAGCCACCAGAAGATTTACCAACTGGACAGGATCAGAAGGACCTCTGCAGCAGTCAGGAGGGAGAGCAGCTTGTCCAGAAGcagtttgttgctttgattGAGACTTCTACTCTTCAGGAAGATGATATGAATGAAGAAGAGACAAGAACAGAGCAGCTTTCCCTTCATATATCTCCAGTGATTGAGAGCAAAGATCAGAAaggaagcagctgctctgtgtcAGAGAGTCAGTCTGATAATGACACAAAGCAAATACCtttcaaatgtgacatttgtgggAGATGTTTTACACAAAAGATGAAGTTGAAAAACCATTATCAAAACCACACTGTGGAGAGAcctttttcatgtgaaacatgcGGAAAGAGTTTCTTTCAAATTGGCTCTTTAAATATCCACAAGAGagttcatacaggtgagaaacctttttcatgtgaaacatgcGGAAAGAGTTTCTCTCAAATTGGCTCTTTAAATCTCCACAAGagaattcatacaggtgagaggCCTTTTTCATGCCAGATATGTGGAAAGAAGTTCCGTGTAATTGGTAACTTTAATGTCCACAAGAGAATTCATACAGGCGAGAGgcctttttcatgtgaaacatgtggaaaaagtttctcgCGAATGAGTCACTTAAGTCGTCACAAGAAAACTCATACAACTGAGAAGCGTTTTTCATGccagttttgtgaaaaaagcTTCTATCGAAAGCATAAGTTGAGTAATCACATGAAAACTCATTGA